The genomic DNA GTTCGTTCACCACCGCGCCGTAGCCCAGCAACACGCCGACGAACGGCAGCAGCGTCGTGAGCCAGCCCGTGACAAAGCCGCCGAACCGGGCCGTCGTTATCGGGGCGGACCCGACTATCGGGTAGATATACGCCGCGAGGAGGACACTGATGACTGTCAGCCAGAGCAGTAGCTTGCTCGACCGAGCGCCGACAGTCAGCTCGACGTCCTGTCGAGCGATGGTCTGCCAGGTCATCGGTTACGGGCCCCGGTGTACTCTATGAACATGTCCTCCAGTGAGGCCTCGTCGGTCCGGAAGTTCACGACGTCGACGCCCAGCGACCGGAGTTCGACGAGGATGTCCATCTTCGCGTCGTCGACGCAGGTGACCTCTATCGTCTGGTCGCCGGCTGTGACCACCGTCTCGACGCCGTCGACGGCTCTGATCGCTTCCAGCATTCCCTCGACGAACTCGGCGACGGTGATGACGAGTTTGGTCCCGCCGCCGAGGGAACTGCGGAGCCCCGCGATGGTGTCGACAGCGACGAGTTCGCCGTCCTGCAGGATGCCGACGCGGTCACAGACGGCTTCGACCTGTTCGAGGATGTGGCTCGAAAAGAAGACGGTCGCACCGCGTGCGTTCTCCTCGCGGAGAATCTCACGCATCTGTGCGGCGCCGTTGGGGTCCAGCCCGGTACTGGGTTCGTCGAGTATCAACAGGTCCGGCTCCCCGACTAGGGCCATCCCCAACACGAGCCGCTGGGCCATCCCCTTGGAGTACTCACTGGCCTGCCGGTCCGCGTCACCGCGGATACCGACGCGGTCCAGGATCTCTATCGGGTCGTCGTCGACTTCCTTCGAGTTGATCGCGTACTCTATGTGCTGGCGGCCGGTGAGTCCCTCGAACACCGAGTATCCCTCCGGGAGCACGCCGACCCGTTCGCGCGCTGCGACCCCCGCCCGCTGACAGTCGTACCC from Halomicroarcula saliterrae includes the following:
- a CDS encoding ABC transporter ATP-binding protein gives rise to the protein MAAIDAVDVSKQYRKQVALDRVDFEVEEGETFGFLGPNGAGKSTFINMLLDFAKPTEGSVSIFGYDCQRAGVAARERVGVLPEGYSVFEGLTGRQHIEYAINSKEVDDDPIEILDRVGIRGDADRQASEYSKGMAQRLVLGMALVGEPDLLILDEPSTGLDPNGAAQMREILREENARGATVFFSSHILEQVEAVCDRVGILQDGELVAVDTIAGLRSSLGGGTKLVITVAEFVEGMLEAIRAVDGVETVVTAGDQTIEVTCVDDAKMDILVELRSLGVDVVNFRTDEASLEDMFIEYTGARNR